CCTGGGGGCGGTGCTGGCGCCGTCGACCCGAAGGAAGCGCGAGACCGGGTTGGAGACCTGCAGCTCGCGGATCAACCCGTCCACCGCCGGACCCATGGGAACACCGAGCGCCACATCGCGACCCTGCCGGGTGGTGCCGGACGACATGATCGACGCAATCTGCGGGCCTTGCGTGGTCATCACGAAGACCGGCGCGCCGGACGCGCCCTTGTCGATGTCGCAGGTGTAGTGCAGCACGCTGGCCGCGGAATGGGTCATCGCGCAGCCGTCTTCGAGCGAGGGGACCTGCGTGCGCCCGCGCGCATAGCTGACCACCATCACCCGGTCCGACGGCGCGGGCTTGCGGTGGGTGCGGAAGGGTTGGATGGCGGCATCGTTGATCTCGCGCTCCAGCTCGATCACGGCCACATCGGCGGCGATATGACGGTAGGTGTTGGTGCCGCCGCCGAAGCGGTAGTCGCGATGCACGGCGACCCGCTTGGCGCTGCGTGTGGCCGCTGCGCGCCCGTGGCGATAGCCCGCCTTGAACACCAGCTTCTCGGGGTCGTGCAGCCGCCCGGTCTTGTTGTCGAAGACGCAATGGGCGGCGGTGAGCACCAGTTTCTTGCTGATCAGCGCGCCGGTGCAAAAGCCGCCGCGACCAATGTCGATGCGGCCCACGGCCTGCCACGGCCTTGCCTCGGACGGGGTATCGAGCGCCTGATGCGGGGCAGCATCCTTGGCAACGGCGGGCGCGCAGAGTGTGGCAAGCGCCAGCGCGAGGGGCAGCAGATATCTCATGCCCCATGGTTAATCCCGCAGTTTGGCAATTTTTGGGCGCGGAGGCTCAAGCCGCGGAGCGCAGCTCCTGCAGCCGTTTGATCTGGCGGCCCTGCGCGTCGAAATTGCCCGGGTCGAGCCAGGCCTCCAGCGCCGCGCGGCAGGCGGGCCATGTGTCGCGCAGGATCGAGAACCATGCGACATCACGTTGCCAGCCATCGACGATAGCAGCGCGCCGCCA
The nucleotide sequence above comes from Litoreibacter ponti. Encoded proteins:
- a CDS encoding trypsin-like serine peptidase, with product MRYLLPLALALATLCAPAVAKDAAPHQALDTPSEARPWQAVGRIDIGRGGFCTGALISKKLVLTAAHCVFDNKTGRLHDPEKLVFKAGYRHGRAAATRSAKRVAVHRDYRFGGGTNTYRHIAADVAVIELEREINDAAIQPFRTHRKPAPSDRVMVVSYARGRTQVPSLEDGCAMTHSAASVLHYTCDIDKGASGAPVFVMTTQGPQIASIMSSGTTRQGRDVALGVPMGPAVDGLIRELQVSNPVSRFLRVDGASTAPRVVTNRLPQIGN